One Streptomyces sp. CNQ-509 DNA window includes the following coding sequences:
- a CDS encoding PLP-dependent cysteine synthase family protein has protein sequence MHSTLRTVSPGDLRGFAAGHRLPAPADGARSTPAGLVGNTPVLWIGEPFSPAGHGFWAKLEGANPGGLKDRSALHMVAAARRRGELAPGAPVVESTSGTLGLGLALAGITFGHPVTLVTDPGLEPLMRHQLAAYGARVEVVRAPHPTGGWQQARRDRVAELLAARPGAWCPDQYHNPDNPAAYDALALELAVQLGRVDVLVTAVGTGGHSAGVARALRAFSPGMRLVGVDSVRSTVFGQPAGERLMRGLGSSIHPRNVDHAAFDECHWVAAHEAVWAARRLVRHHYAGGGWSVGAVALVAGWLARTEGPSVRIAAVFPDGVQRYWNTVFSDDHCRAHDLLDRPPAADPDEIGHPGERTVERWTRCANVTAVPAGVPAR, from the coding sequence ATGCACTCCACTCTGCGCACCGTCTCCCCCGGCGACCTCCGCGGCTTCGCCGCCGGCCATCGCCTCCCCGCCCCCGCCGACGGCGCCCGCAGCACCCCCGCGGGGCTCGTCGGCAACACCCCCGTCCTGTGGATCGGCGAGCCCTTCAGCCCGGCGGGCCACGGCTTCTGGGCCAAGCTGGAGGGCGCCAACCCCGGCGGGCTCAAGGACCGGTCCGCGCTGCACATGGTCGCCGCCGCCCGCCGCCGCGGCGAGCTGGCGCCCGGCGCTCCCGTCGTCGAGTCGACCAGCGGCACCCTCGGCCTCGGTCTCGCGCTCGCCGGGATCACCTTCGGCCACCCGGTGACCCTCGTGACCGACCCGGGTCTGGAGCCGCTGATGCGGCACCAACTGGCCGCGTACGGGGCGCGCGTCGAGGTCGTACGCGCCCCGCATCCCACCGGCGGCTGGCAGCAGGCCCGCCGCGACCGGGTCGCGGAACTGCTGGCCGCCCGGCCCGGTGCCTGGTGCCCGGACCAGTACCACAACCCCGACAACCCCGCCGCGTACGACGCCCTCGCCCTCGAACTCGCCGTCCAGCTCGGCCGCGTCGACGTCCTCGTCACCGCGGTCGGCACCGGCGGCCACTCGGCGGGCGTGGCCCGCGCGCTGCGCGCATTCTCGCCGGGGATGCGGCTCGTCGGGGTGGACTCGGTGCGCTCCACGGTCTTCGGGCAGCCGGCGGGTGAGCGCCTGATGCGCGGGCTCGGCAGCAGCATCCACCCGCGCAACGTCGACCACGCGGCGTTCGACGAGTGCCACTGGGTCGCCGCGCACGAGGCGGTGTGGGCGGCCCGGCGGCTGGTGCGGCACCACTACGCCGGGGGCGGCTGGAGCGTCGGCGCGGTGGCGCTGGTCGCGGGGTGGCTGGCGCGTACGGAGGGGCCCTCGGTCCGTATCGCGGCCGTCTTCCCCGACGGGGTGCAGCGGTACTGGAACACCGTCTTCAGCGACGACCACTGCCGCGCCCACGACCTGCTCGACCGCCCGCCGGCCGCGGACCCCGACGAGATCGGGCACCCGGGGGAGCGGACCGTCGAGCGCTGGACGCGCTGCGCCAACGTCACGGCCGTGCCGGCAGGGGTGCCGGCCCGATGA
- a CDS encoding DNA methyltransferase: MRSDTRQNAHLTYRANAGAGRHGWLRLTPAYSVSLVRRYAAEMPPGSVVTDPFSGTGTTPLAAAEHGLTGQSLDVNPFLIWLGKMKTAAYEPDHLRETRRALAPLVHRAEELLPAAGELWQPELHNIGRWWARSALDALKAIRRALDVAAGALPPGGRDLLDVAFCRTLIASSNAAFNHQSMSFKEDRTGGDSTLQLLDPDAARAVLETFRREAGTTLANAATPLPGTARVLYGDSRDMQPAAGRLTPCDLLLTSPPYVNRMSYIRELRPYMYWMRHLRRAEDAGRLDWQAIGGTWGAATSRVRAWRPPGPDAGGVPEPVAGELARTQAAIRRDGGRNGPLLANYVGKYMHDMWGHFRAAYKNVRGGGRVVYVIGNSTFYGNQVPAQEWYAALLREVGFAGVEVEVIRKRNSNKALFEYAVSGGRA, translated from the coding sequence ATGCGGTCGGACACGCGTCAGAACGCACACCTCACCTACCGCGCCAACGCGGGCGCCGGCCGCCACGGCTGGCTCCGGCTGACCCCCGCCTACTCCGTGAGCCTCGTGCGCCGCTACGCCGCCGAGATGCCGCCCGGCTCCGTCGTCACCGACCCCTTCTCCGGCACCGGCACCACCCCGCTCGCCGCCGCCGAGCACGGGCTGACGGGGCAGTCCCTGGACGTGAACCCCTTCCTGATCTGGCTGGGGAAGATGAAGACGGCGGCGTACGAGCCGGATCACCTGCGCGAGACCCGGCGGGCTCTCGCCCCGCTGGTGCACCGGGCCGAGGAGTTATTACCGGCTGCCGGCGAGCTGTGGCAGCCGGAGCTGCACAACATCGGGCGCTGGTGGGCGCGGAGCGCGCTGGACGCGCTGAAGGCGATACGCCGGGCACTGGACGTCGCAGCGGGCGCGCTGCCGCCGGGCGGGCGGGATCTGCTGGACGTGGCCTTCTGCCGGACGCTGATCGCGTCGAGCAACGCGGCGTTCAACCACCAGAGCATGTCCTTCAAGGAAGACCGGACGGGGGGCGACAGCACCCTCCAGCTACTCGACCCCGACGCCGCGCGGGCGGTGCTGGAGACGTTCCGCCGCGAGGCCGGCACCACGCTCGCGAACGCCGCGACCCCGCTGCCCGGCACGGCGCGCGTCCTGTACGGCGACTCCCGCGACATGCAGCCCGCCGCCGGCCGGCTCACGCCCTGCGATCTGCTGCTGACCTCGCCGCCGTACGTGAACCGTATGTCGTACATCCGCGAGCTGCGCCCGTACATGTACTGGATGCGGCACCTGCGGCGGGCGGAGGACGCGGGCCGGCTGGACTGGCAGGCGATCGGCGGCACCTGGGGCGCGGCCACCTCGCGCGTACGGGCCTGGCGGCCGCCGGGCCCCGACGCCGGGGGGGTGCCGGAGCCGGTCGCGGGCGAGCTGGCCAGGACGCAGGCGGCGATCCGCCGGGACGGCGGGCGGAACGGGCCGCTGCTGGCGAACTACGTCGGCAAGTACATGCACGACATGTGGGGGCACTTCCGGGCGGCGTACAAGAACGTGCGCGGCGGCGGGCGGGTGGTCTACGTGATCGGCAACTCGACCTTCTACGGGAACCAGGTGCCGGCTCAGGAGTGGTACGCGGCGCTGCTGCGTGAGGTGGGCTTCGCGGGGGTCGAGGTGGAGGTGATCCGCAAACGGAACAGCAACAAGGCGCTGTTCGAGTACGCGGTGTCGGGCGGGCGGGCGTAG
- a CDS encoding MFS transporter, translating into MRDLVREFRSYGGGVRLLMVQQFTINTAFYMLMPYLAAHLADGLGMAAWAVGLVLGVRNFSQQGMFLVGGTLADRLGCKPMIVAGCVLRTAGFGLLGFVQSLPVLVVTSALTGFAGALFNPAVRTYLAQAVGEKRRVEAFALFNVFYQTGMFVGPLVGLALLAADFRLACTVAALLFLGLTVVQVLALPEGEAVRAERPGARGVLADWRTVVANRPFMLFSAAMIGSYVLSFQVYLALPLQAHRAFPAAGDGVTTALFAVSAGVAAAGQLRVTGWAKKRWPAQRALVYGIALMGVAFLPLLLTGAPPGGGGAPAAAAALTPLLLAAALLALGTALAYPFEMDTVVSLSGGRLVATHYGLYHTVSGLGITLGNLATGALWDAAERYPRLPWLVLTATGAACAGALAALARGGRLRAMRPEPEPASA; encoded by the coding sequence ATGAGGGACCTGGTGCGCGAGTTCCGCTCGTACGGCGGCGGGGTGCGGCTGCTGATGGTGCAGCAGTTCACCATCAACACCGCCTTCTACATGCTGATGCCCTACCTCGCCGCGCATCTCGCCGACGGGCTGGGCATGGCGGCGTGGGCCGTGGGCCTGGTCCTGGGCGTACGGAACTTCTCCCAGCAGGGCATGTTCCTGGTCGGCGGCACGCTGGCCGACCGGCTGGGCTGCAAGCCGATGATCGTCGCGGGGTGCGTGCTGCGGACGGCGGGGTTCGGGCTGCTGGGCTTCGTGCAGTCGCTGCCCGTGCTGGTCGTCACCTCGGCGCTGACGGGCTTCGCGGGGGCGCTGTTCAACCCGGCGGTGCGGACATACCTCGCTCAGGCCGTGGGCGAGAAGCGGCGCGTGGAGGCGTTCGCGCTGTTCAACGTCTTCTATCAGACGGGGATGTTCGTCGGCCCGCTCGTCGGCCTGGCGCTGCTGGCGGCCGACTTCCGGCTGGCGTGCACGGTCGCGGCGCTGCTGTTCCTGGGGCTGACCGTGGTGCAGGTGCTGGCGCTGCCCGAGGGGGAAGCCGTACGGGCCGAGCGTCCGGGGGCGCGCGGGGTGCTCGCCGACTGGCGCACGGTCGTCGCCAACCGCCCCTTCATGCTCTTCTCCGCCGCCATGATCGGCTCGTACGTCCTCTCCTTCCAGGTGTATCTGGCGCTCCCCCTCCAGGCACACCGCGCCTTCCCGGCCGCGGGCGACGGAGTGACCACCGCGCTCTTCGCCGTCTCGGCGGGCGTGGCCGCGGCGGGCCAACTGCGCGTCACGGGCTGGGCGAAGAAGCGCTGGCCGGCGCAGCGGGCCCTGGTGTACGGCATCGCCCTGATGGGCGTCGCCTTTCTGCCGCTCCTGCTCACCGGCGCCCCGCCGGGCGGCGGCGGGGCGCCGGCGGCCGCGGCGGCACTGACCCCGCTGCTGCTCGCCGCCGCCCTGCTGGCGCTGGGTACGGCCCTGGCGTACCCCTTCGAGATGGACACCGTGGTGTCCCTCTCAGGAGGCCGTCTCGTCGCCACGCACTACGGCCTCTACCACACGGTGTCCGGCCTCGGCATCACGCTGGGCAACCTGGCGACGGGCGCGCTGTGGGACGCGGCGGAGAGGTATCCGCGACTGCCGTGGCTGGTGCTCACCGCGACGGGCGCGGCCTGCGCGGGCGCGCTGGCGGCGCTGGCCCGCGGCGGGCGGTTGCGCGCGATGCGGCCGGAGCCGGAGCCGGCGTCCGCCTGA
- a CDS encoding SigE family RNA polymerase sigma factor yields the protein MATLPAGPALRPGSSAAPRGLPVIAPWSARPAGKKPAADADDAMAEGTSVDHLTETYQTHYRSLLGLAALLLDDLASCEDVVQEAFIRVHSARKRVKDPDKTLAYLRQTVVNLSRSALRRRITGLKLLSKPMPDMASAEEGAYEQLERDQLIQAMRGLQRRQREVLVLRYFADMTEAQVAESLGISLGSVKAYGSRGIAALRTAMGARA from the coding sequence ATTGCGACCCTCCCGGCCGGCCCCGCGCTGCGCCCCGGTTCCTCCGCGGCGCCCCGGGGACTGCCGGTGATCGCGCCGTGGTCGGCGCGGCCTGCCGGGAAGAAGCCCGCGGCGGACGCTGACGATGCCATGGCGGAGGGCACCAGCGTCGACCACCTCACCGAGACGTACCAGACCCACTACCGGTCGCTGCTCGGTCTCGCCGCCCTGCTGCTGGACGACCTCGCCTCGTGCGAGGACGTGGTGCAGGAGGCTTTCATCCGCGTGCACTCGGCGCGCAAGCGGGTCAAGGACCCGGACAAGACCCTCGCCTATCTGCGGCAGACGGTCGTCAACCTGTCACGTTCCGCGCTCCGTCGGCGCATCACCGGGCTGAAGCTGCTCTCCAAGCCCATGCCCGACATGGCCAGCGCGGAAGAGGGTGCGTACGAACAGTTGGAGCGCGACCAATTGATCCAGGCGATGCGCGGGCTGCAGCGCCGGCAGCGCGAGGTGCTCGTGCTGCGCTACTTCGCGGACATGACCGAGGCTCAGGTGGCCGAGTCGCTGGGCATCTCGCTCGGCTCCGTCAAGGCGTACGGCTCCCGGGGCATCGCCGCACTGCGAACAGCCATGGGAGCGCGGGCATGA
- a CDS encoding GNAT family N-acetyltransferase has protein sequence MSELFLRGLSRWQADTQREAVADVYVAAYNGAVGGAAPEREGFLRRLEDHVQRPGFEMVLAGGDRPVGCAYGFRADRSGVWWPDFPEGPPLALAEVTSSPRAFVVAELMVVPDQRRRHIATRLQQHLLARWAPSPAVALLPQDNAAAGAAYETWGWTRTGSLHPVPPTPPLDLWTHRRPSA, from the coding sequence GTGTCCGAGTTGTTCTTACGTGGTCTGAGCCGGTGGCAGGCGGACACGCAGCGCGAGGCCGTGGCGGACGTCTACGTCGCGGCGTACAACGGCGCGGTCGGCGGGGCGGCGCCGGAGCGGGAGGGCTTCCTGCGCCGGCTCGAAGACCACGTGCAGCGGCCGGGGTTCGAGATGGTGCTGGCCGGGGGCGACCGCCCGGTGGGCTGCGCGTACGGGTTCCGGGCGGACCGCTCGGGCGTGTGGTGGCCGGACTTCCCCGAGGGGCCGCCGCTGGCGCTGGCGGAAGTCACCTCGTCCCCGCGGGCGTTCGTGGTCGCGGAGCTGATGGTGGTGCCCGACCAGCGCCGCCGGCACATCGCCACCCGGCTGCAGCAGCACCTGCTGGCCCGCTGGGCGCCGTCCCCCGCGGTGGCGCTGCTGCCGCAGGACAACGCGGCGGCGGGTGCGGCGTACGAGACCTGGGGCTGGACCAGAACGGGCAGCCTCCACCCGGTGCCGCCGACCCCGCCGCTGGACCTCTGGACGCACCGCCGCCCGTCGGCCTGA
- a CDS encoding VOC family protein, with protein sequence MSVDLFACVSVRDFAAALSWYERLLGTPPTFVASPEEVVWELAEHRSLAVEHRPEHAGHALTTVFVGDFDERVAAISARGLEPVQRETYGNGVRKAVYRDPDGNEIGFGGAPE encoded by the coding sequence ATGAGCGTCGATCTCTTCGCCTGCGTCTCCGTACGGGACTTCGCGGCCGCGCTGAGCTGGTACGAGCGCCTGCTCGGGACGCCGCCGACCTTCGTGGCGTCCCCGGAGGAGGTGGTGTGGGAGCTGGCGGAGCACCGTTCGCTGGCCGTCGAGCACCGCCCGGAGCACGCGGGGCACGCGCTGACCACCGTCTTCGTCGGCGACTTCGACGAGCGGGTGGCCGCGATATCGGCGCGCGGGCTGGAGCCGGTGCAGCGGGAGACGTACGGCAACGGCGTGCGCAAGGCGGTCTACCGCGACCCCGACGGCAACGAGATCGGCTTCGGCGGCGCGCCTGAGTAG
- a CDS encoding polysaccharide lyase family 8 super-sandwich domain-containing protein has protein sequence MEFTRRRLLSTLPAAGLLAVLPARTGFAAGSAAAADPALLLANTRAVFAGTAESNARPEAAAKVAALHATARANLAAMAGTGTATTELFTGVPLGTSDVNLATSYRMLYEIALATRAPGGGLHGDTAAQQRAVDGLVWLHERYYGDQARGYYGNWHNWEIAISTHVGKTFALLADVPGAVPAGLLTTYVASMDAYLRNGKEGDVDLDSRFHTGANLADITTNRILQGALLAAAQEPGGEARIAKALEDQLTVFATIDPYDIRHGNTDGYYADGSFIQHHSVAYTGSYGKGLLTRVVQTLKILDGTGFANTGALVPVVQRWVRDGFAPLIFEGWMMEIVKGRAVVRTTSGYTDVAAVVEAVVDLADYATGAEAAALKSYVKHIRATSRAALDPAGFISPVSVVRYADIVGDDAVPPADLNPAARSVAYNAMDKHVHRRPGFAFALARSSDRISKYEYMSGENLMPWFQGDGAYYLYLSGQDQTRAYGVDYYTVVSPYGLAGATAPVERRGTVPELYDGKLWYDNPGHPLNFTSSSESQNTYVYFPRGTNRHSGGAVLGAYGTSAMVQSDDVAYAQRERLPDDFVVYRNATATKSWFMLDDEIVVLAAGVGDPAGRTVTTTVDARTADPSADVAVTGVRRDGRAWEGPGTAQLSWLRYADAAEGTAVGYVFLAAPRVRVGLEDVTRSRRVVRTGNPDTAVTRTVFSATVDHEPRHGLARLAYALVPHASAAQLDAYRRGGPLTVTANSPRLQAVRHSGLRLTAANAFTPGRHDTAELSIDGPASVLVRTGDDGRVEVAVADPTMDRDTVTVVLRGRPLRKADGDDAVRVSRVAGGTKLVVDTHHAYGRSLTVSLEK, from the coding sequence ATGGAGTTCACCCGCAGACGCCTGCTGTCCACCCTGCCCGCCGCCGGCCTGCTGGCGGTCCTCCCGGCCCGTACGGGCTTCGCCGCCGGGAGCGCCGCGGCCGCGGACCCCGCCCTCCTCCTCGCGAACACCCGCGCCGTCTTCGCCGGCACCGCCGAGAGCAACGCCCGCCCCGAGGCCGCCGCCAAGGTCGCCGCCCTCCACGCCACCGCCCGCGCCAACCTCGCCGCGATGGCCGGCACCGGCACCGCCACCACCGAGCTGTTCACCGGCGTCCCCCTCGGCACGAGCGACGTCAACCTCGCCACCTCGTACCGCATGCTCTACGAGATCGCCCTCGCCACCCGCGCCCCCGGCGGCGGCCTCCACGGCGACACCGCCGCCCAGCAACGCGCCGTCGACGGCCTGGTGTGGCTGCACGAGCGCTACTACGGCGACCAGGCCCGGGGTTACTACGGCAACTGGCACAACTGGGAGATCGCGATCTCCACCCACGTCGGCAAGACCTTCGCGCTCCTCGCCGACGTCCCCGGCGCCGTCCCCGCCGGCCTGCTCACGACGTACGTCGCCTCCATGGACGCGTACCTCCGCAACGGCAAGGAAGGGGACGTCGATCTCGACTCCCGCTTCCACACCGGCGCCAACCTCGCCGACATCACCACCAACCGCATCCTCCAGGGCGCCCTGCTCGCCGCCGCCCAGGAGCCGGGCGGCGAGGCGCGCATCGCCAAGGCGCTCGAAGACCAGCTCACCGTCTTCGCCACCATCGACCCGTACGACATCCGCCACGGCAACACCGACGGCTACTACGCCGACGGCTCGTTCATCCAGCACCACTCCGTCGCGTACACCGGCTCGTACGGGAAGGGGCTGCTCACGCGCGTCGTCCAGACGCTCAAGATCCTCGACGGCACGGGCTTCGCGAACACCGGCGCGCTCGTGCCCGTCGTGCAGCGCTGGGTGCGCGACGGCTTCGCGCCGCTGATCTTCGAGGGCTGGATGATGGAGATAGTCAAGGGCCGCGCCGTCGTCCGCACGACCTCCGGCTACACCGACGTCGCCGCCGTCGTCGAGGCCGTCGTCGACCTCGCCGACTACGCGACCGGAGCCGAGGCCGCCGCGCTCAAGAGCTACGTCAAGCACATCCGCGCCACCTCGCGCGCCGCCCTCGACCCCGCGGGTTTCATCTCCCCCGTCAGCGTCGTGCGCTACGCCGACATCGTCGGCGACGACGCCGTCCCGCCCGCCGACCTCAACCCGGCCGCGCGCAGCGTCGCGTACAACGCCATGGACAAGCACGTCCACCGCCGCCCCGGCTTCGCGTTCGCGCTGGCGCGCAGCTCGGACCGCATCAGCAAGTACGAGTACATGAGCGGCGAGAACCTGATGCCCTGGTTCCAGGGGGACGGCGCGTACTACCTGTACCTCTCCGGGCAGGACCAGACGCGCGCGTACGGCGTCGACTACTACACGGTCGTCTCGCCCTACGGCCTCGCCGGCGCCACCGCGCCCGTCGAGCGGCGCGGCACCGTGCCGGAGCTGTACGACGGCAAGCTCTGGTACGACAACCCCGGCCACCCGCTGAACTTCACCTCGTCCTCCGAGTCGCAGAACACCTACGTCTACTTCCCGCGCGGCACCAACCGCCACTCCGGCGGCGCCGTCCTCGGGGCGTACGGCACGTCCGCGATGGTGCAGTCCGACGACGTCGCGTACGCCCAACGCGAACGCCTCCCCGATGACTTCGTCGTCTACCGCAACGCGACCGCCACCAAGTCGTGGTTCATGCTCGACGACGAGATCGTCGTCCTCGCCGCCGGCGTCGGCGACCCGGCCGGGCGCACGGTGACCACGACCGTCGACGCCCGCACCGCGGACCCCTCCGCCGACGTCGCCGTCACCGGCGTGCGCCGCGACGGCCGCGCCTGGGAGGGGCCCGGCACGGCGCAACTGAGCTGGCTGCGCTACGCGGACGCCGCGGAGGGCACGGCCGTCGGGTACGTCTTCCTGGCCGCACCCCGGGTACGGGTCGGGCTGGAGGACGTCACGCGCAGCCGCCGCGTCGTACGCACCGGCAACCCGGACACGGCGGTGACGCGCACCGTGTTCAGCGCCACCGTCGACCACGAGCCGCGGCACGGGCTCGCGCGCCTGGCGTACGCGCTGGTGCCGCACGCCTCCGCCGCGCAGTTGGACGCGTACCGCCGCGGCGGCCCGCTCACCGTGACCGCCAACTCCCCGCGTCTCCAGGCGGTCCGCCACTCCGGCCTCCGCCTGACCGCCGCCAACGCCTTCACCCCCGGCCGCCACGACACCGCGGAGCTGAGCATCGACGGGCCGGCCTCGGTGCTCGTGAGGACCGGGGACGACGGGCGCGTGGAGGTGGCGGTGGCGGATCCGACGATGGACCGCGACACGGTCACCGTGGTGCTGCGCGGGCGGCCGCTGCGGAAGGCCGATGGGGACGACGCAGTCCGGGTCAGCCGGGTGGCCGGCGGGACGAAGCTGGTGGTGGACACGCATCACGCGTACGGCAGAAGCCTGACGGTGAGCCTGGAGAAGTAG
- a CDS encoding prolyl oligopeptidase family serine peptidase: MSEIDGGKAGRAGGDASVGGEGYGDGGIGAARGSDEARGSSGNGMGAQADGGEAGAGSGSAADAAPAWERRFRAPRISLPGWAEDAPHRALYVSNVTGTFELYAWDRRTGGVRQVTDRPNGTTDGALTPDGEWVWWFCDTDGDEFGVWRRQPFAGAAPGQDRAAAPGLPAAYSAGLALGRDGTAVVGRSTEETGTTIHLVRPGGETSEIYRHRESAGVGDLSHDGRLLAIEHTEHGDAMHAALRVLRLGGAPGGDPAVAELDDTKGGREELGLEVLGFAPVAGDTRLLVGHQRRGRWEPMIWDPVTGRSRELELDLPGDVSAEWYPDGSALLVLHTYQARSELWRYGLEGADSGAMTRIETPPGTISGATARPDGAVEFHWSSGAEPPQVRSAQGAVVLQPPGRAAPRSVPVEDAWVDGPGGRIHALVQRPPGEGPFPCLFDVHGGPTWQDSDAFAAGPAAWVDHGFAVVRVNYRGSTGYGREWTDALKHRVGLIELEDIAAVREWAVASGLADPERLVIGGGSWGGYLALLALGTQPDVWALGLSAVPVADYVAAYEDEMEALKAMDRTLMGGSPEEVPERYAASSPLTYVDKVRAPVFVSAGVNDPRCPIRQVENYVGRLAERGHPHEVYRYDAGHGSLVVDERIKQLGLELDFVRRHLLPDLAPQPQQPDPEPRDRPRQDRGR; the protein is encoded by the coding sequence ATGAGCGAGATCGACGGGGGCAAGGCGGGACGTGCCGGTGGCGACGCGAGCGTCGGCGGCGAGGGCTACGGAGACGGCGGAATCGGCGCGGCCCGGGGAAGCGACGAGGCCCGGGGAAGCAGCGGGAACGGGATGGGCGCCCAGGCGGACGGCGGCGAGGCAGGCGCCGGCTCGGGCAGTGCCGCTGACGCGGCCCCGGCGTGGGAGCGGCGGTTCCGGGCGCCGCGGATCAGCCTGCCGGGCTGGGCGGAGGACGCGCCGCATCGCGCGCTGTACGTGTCGAACGTGACGGGCACGTTCGAGCTGTACGCCTGGGACCGCCGCACGGGCGGCGTCCGCCAGGTCACCGACCGGCCGAACGGCACGACGGACGGCGCGCTGACGCCGGACGGCGAGTGGGTGTGGTGGTTCTGCGACACCGACGGAGACGAGTTCGGCGTGTGGCGGCGGCAGCCCTTCGCGGGCGCCGCCCCGGGGCAGGACCGGGCGGCGGCGCCGGGGCTGCCGGCGGCGTACTCGGCGGGACTCGCGCTCGGACGGGACGGCACGGCGGTGGTCGGCCGGTCCACGGAGGAGACGGGGACGACGATCCACCTCGTCCGGCCCGGCGGCGAGACCAGCGAGATCTACCGGCACCGGGAGTCCGCCGGCGTCGGCGACCTCTCGCACGACGGCAGGCTGCTCGCCATCGAGCACACCGAGCACGGCGACGCGATGCACGCCGCCCTGCGGGTGCTGCGGCTCGGCGGCGCCCCCGGCGGCGACCCGGCGGTCGCCGAGCTGGACGACACCAAGGGCGGCCGGGAGGAGCTGGGCCTGGAGGTGCTGGGCTTCGCCCCGGTGGCGGGCGACACGCGGCTGCTCGTCGGACACCAGCGGCGCGGCCGCTGGGAGCCCATGATCTGGGACCCGGTCACGGGCCGGTCCCGGGAGCTGGAGCTCGACCTGCCGGGGGACGTGTCGGCGGAGTGGTATCCGGACGGCAGCGCGCTGCTCGTCCTCCACACGTACCAGGCGCGCAGCGAGCTGTGGCGGTACGGGCTGGAGGGCGCCGACTCCGGCGCCATGACCCGGATCGAGACCCCGCCTGGGACGATCTCGGGGGCGACGGCGCGGCCGGACGGCGCGGTGGAGTTCCACTGGTCGTCGGGCGCGGAGCCGCCGCAGGTGCGGTCCGCCCAGGGAGCCGTGGTGCTGCAGCCGCCGGGGCGGGCGGCGCCGCGCTCGGTACCGGTGGAGGACGCCTGGGTCGACGGGCCGGGCGGCCGGATCCACGCGCTGGTGCAGCGGCCGCCGGGCGAGGGACCGTTCCCCTGCCTGTTCGACGTGCACGGCGGCCCCACATGGCAGGACAGCGACGCCTTCGCGGCCGGCCCGGCGGCCTGGGTCGATCACGGCTTCGCCGTCGTCCGCGTCAACTACCGCGGCTCCACCGGCTACGGCCGGGAGTGGACCGACGCGCTCAAGCACCGGGTGGGCCTCATCGAACTGGAGGACATCGCGGCGGTGCGGGAGTGGGCCGTCGCCTCCGGCCTCGCGGACCCGGAGCGGCTGGTCATCGGCGGCGGCTCGTGGGGCGGTTACCTTGCGCTGCTCGCGCTGGGCACGCAGCCGGACGTCTGGGCGCTGGGCCTCTCGGCGGTGCCCGTCGCGGACTACGTCGCGGCGTACGAGGACGAGATGGAGGCCCTGAAGGCGATGGACCGCACGCTGATGGGCGGCTCGCCGGAGGAGGTCCCCGAGCGCTACGCCGCGTCGTCACCCCTGACGTACGTGGACAAGGTGCGGGCGCCGGTCTTCGTCTCCGCGGGCGTCAACGATCCGCGGTGCCCGATCCGGCAGGTGGAGAACTACGTCGGGCGGCTGGCGGAACGCGGCCATCCGCACGAGGTGTACCGCTACGACGCGGGGCACGGCTCGCTGGTCGTGGACGAGCGGATCAAGCAGTTGGGGCTGGAGCTCGACTTCGTTCGCCGTCATCTGCTTCCGGACCTGGCTCCGCAGCCGCAGCAGCCGGATCCGGAGCCCCGGGACCGCCCTCGTCAGGATCGGGGGAGGTGA